The nucleotide sequence GGCCCTGCTCGAAGGTCAGGACCGCCACCGGCCCGCGCGCCACGCGGCGCATTTCGCGCAGGCCCTGCAGCGGGTCGGTCCAGTGATGCACGGTCAGCACGGCCATCGCCGCATCGAACGAATCGTCGGGGAAGGGCAGGGCCTCGGCGCGCGCCTGCACCACCGGAGCGCTGCCGGCCGGGCGCTGGGCGATCATCGCCGCCGAGGGCTCGACCGCTGTGACCTCGCGCCGTGTCGGCTCGTACGATCCGGTTCCTGCACCGACGTTGACGATGGTTTTCGCATCGCCGAGCGCCGCCTCGATCCGGGCGGCAATGCGCGGGTCCGGCTTGCGCAGGTTGGCGTAGTCGAGGCCGATCCGGTCGTAGAGCGGCGCGGCCTCGCTCATGACCGCAGGATTTTTTCCATCGCTCGCCCTTTGGCGAGTTCGTCGATCAGCTTGTCGAGCTGACGAACGCGCTTTTCGCCTTCGTCCTCGATCTCCTCGACGCGAATGCCGCAGATCGCACCGGTGATTCGCTCGCGCGCCGGATTGAGGGCAGGGGCCTCGGCGAAGAACGTCTCGAAGTCGTTGCCCGACGCGGCCTGGCGTTCGAGGGCGGCCTTGTCGTAACCGGTCAGCCAGGCGATCACTGCCTCGACCTCCTCGCGCGTCCGCCCCTTGCGCTCGGCCTTGGCAACCAGTGCCGGATAGACTTTGCCGAACTCGAGCTTCTTCGCCTCGCGCCGCGCCATCACGCGCCCTCCCTTTCCTGCTCCTCGATCTCGTGCTCGACCTGCTTTTCGATTCTTTCCTCGATCGGCGCGACGCGCTCCATCACCTCGCGGTTCTTGCGGCTCAGCAGGTACTGCCACACGCCCCAAGCGTTGATCAGCAGGAGAATCGCGTTCATCGCCGCGATCGGCAGAGCGTCTTCGGTCAGGCCGGAAACGATCCACGTCACCGAAACCGCGCAGAACAGGACGAAGCCATAGCCGGTGACCTTGCGCCCGAGGTCGGCTGCGATCAGCCCCGCGGCCATCATCGTGCCGATCGCGGCGACCCATTCGAGCGGTCCGTTCATCGGGACAAGCAGCGCTCGACCGTGCGTCTTGTTCCCGGCCACAGGGGACCGAATGTGCACAGTGCGATGTGAATCCGGTAGGAAATCGCGTTGCCTGGATCCACGCCAACCCGCCGCGTGCGCGCGCCGAAGTCTCCGGCCGGTGCCGCTCGGCGCGTGCTGGGTGCCGTTGTGCTGTCGCTGTGTGCCGGTCTGCCCCTCGCTCGCGGCGAGCGACAGGGCCCTCCCGGGAGGCGGCCCGAAGCCACTATTGCAGCGCTGCCGTCAGCCGTTCGACTTGCGCGTCCGACAGCTCGAGCCGGGTGAACTCGAGGTTCGCCTGGAGCTGCTCGACCGTCCGCGCGCTGGCGATCGGGGCGGGAATGCCCGGCTGGCGGACGAGCCAGGCCAGGGCGATCGCCGGCAGACTTGCGCCGGTCTCGGCAGCGATGCGGTCCATTTCGGCGAGAACCGGCTTGCCGGATTCCTGGTAATCCTTGACCCGGTAGGCGCGGTCGCCCTGCGCGAAGTCCTCGTCGTTGCGGTACTTGCCGGTCAGATAGCCCGCGGCGAGCCCGAAGAACGGCAGCATGGCGATCCCGCGCGACGTGCACAGCTCCTGCAACTCCGCCCCGTAGGCCTTGCGCGCGACGAGGTTGTATTCGTTCTGCAGCGCGGTGAACGGGGTCGCGCCCCGCGCATCGGCCGTTTCGAGGGCGGCAGCGAGGCGCTCGGCGGTGAAGTTCGAAGCGCCCAGCGCGCGGACCTTGCCGCTCTTGACCGCGCCGTCGAAGGCATCGACGATCTGGCCGATGTCGAGCTGCTCGTAGTCGCGGTGCGCATAGTAGAGGTCGAGATAGTCGGTCTGCAGCCGTTCGAGCGAGGCGCCCAGCGACTGCAGGACTTCTTCGGGCTCGTAGAGTGTGGGATCGCCGTCGGAGCCGATCTGGATCGGGACCTTCCGGCTGAGCATGCCGGTCTTGGTGTGGATCTTCATCTCGCCGCGTACCCCGCGGCTGGCGAGCCATTCGCCGATGAAGCTCTCGGATTCGCCGCCCTTGTGACCCGGGATCCACGCCGAATAGACGTCCGCCGTGTCGATCATCCGCCCGCCGGCCTCGTAGAAGGCGTCGAGCACGGCGAACCCGTCGTCGCCCTTGGCGGTCCAGCCGAAGACGTTGCCGCCGAGGACGAGCGGGATGCCGGCGATGAAGGTCTGGTTACGCTCATCCTGAGCTTGTCGAAGGGTCAACGGAATTTCTCCTGCAGTTTCAGCAGTGCCATGGCGGCTTCGGCCGCGCCTGCCCCCTTGTTGCCCTGCTTGGGATCGGCGCGGGCCACGGCCTGGGCTTCGTTCTCGACGGTCAGGATGCCGTTGCCGACGGCCATTCCGTCCATCGTCAGCGCCATGACGCCGCGTGCGCTTTCGCCGGCGACGATCTCGAAATGATAGGTCTCGCCGCGGATGACGACGCCGAGGGCGACGTAGGCGTCGTAAAGCTCGGTTTCCGACGCGAGCACGATCGCACCGGGAATTTCCAGCGCTCCGGGCACGGTGACGATCTCGACCTTGTGGCCCTGCGCCGTTAGCGCCTCGCGCGCACCGGCGATCAGCATGTCGTTGAGATCGTCGTAAAAGCGGGCTTCGACAATCAGGAACTTGGCCATCAGGCGTCTCCGGTTTCGATCGGTTCTTCGCCGACGATGGAAAGGTCGTACCCGTCGAGCCCGACGAGCGAATGGGTGGTATTGGTGAGCAGGACCATGTCGTGCACGCCGAGCTCGGCCAGAATCTGCGCGCCCACGCCATAATCGCGCTGCTCGGCCGGCATGGCCTCCGGATCGCGCGGCCCGGTGCTTTCGAGATTG is from Croceibacterium aestuarii and encodes:
- a CDS encoding class I SAM-dependent methyltransferase, translating into MSEAAPLYDRIGLDYANLRKPDPRIAARIEAALGDAKTIVNVGAGTGSYEPTRREVTAVEPSAAMIAQRPAGSAPVVQARAEALPFPDDSFDAAMAVLTVHHWTDPLQGLREMRRVARGPVAVLTFEQGHPGTWLGDYLPEIRALDAGQTIPFEDYRRALGEIDVQTVPIPHDCSDGFLYAYWRRPEAYLDPQVRSGSSTFHVLTGLEPGLARLTDDLASGAWRRRYGDLLTLDEFDAGYRLVVTR
- a CDS encoding DUF2200 domain-containing protein — encoded protein: MARREAKKLEFGKVYPALVAKAERKGRTREEVEAVIAWLTGYDKAALERQAASGNDFETFFAEAPALNPARERITGAICGIRVEEIEDEGEKRVRQLDKLIDELAKGRAMEKILRS
- a CDS encoding aldo/keto reductase produces the protein MTLRQAQDERNQTFIAGIPLVLGGNVFGWTAKGDDGFAVLDAFYEAGGRMIDTADVYSAWIPGHKGGESESFIGEWLASRGVRGEMKIHTKTGMLSRKVPIQIGSDGDPTLYEPEEVLQSLGASLERLQTDYLDLYYAHRDYEQLDIGQIVDAFDGAVKSGKVRALGASNFTAERLAAALETADARGATPFTALQNEYNLVARKAYGAELQELCTSRGIAMLPFFGLAAGYLTGKYRNDEDFAQGDRAYRVKDYQESGKPVLAEMDRIAAETGASLPAIALAWLVRQPGIPAPIASARTVEQLQANLEFTRLELSDAQVERLTAALQ
- the ribH gene encoding 6,7-dimethyl-8-ribityllumazine synthase: MAKFLIVEARFYDDLNDMLIAGAREALTAQGHKVEIVTVPGALEIPGAIVLASETELYDAYVALGVVIRGETYHFEIVAGESARGVMALTMDGMAVGNGILTVENEAQAVARADPKQGNKGAGAAEAAMALLKLQEKFR